ATATAAAAAGCTCTCTGGCGTGGAACTGGGCGTGAGTCAGGCGTTAGTTAGACAAACAGCAAGCCAATTGCAGTTGCTCATTCAAAAAATGGCAGGAGAACAGCCAAATCCACTACCGGGATATCAACACAGAATTGTTGATGGGACTTGTCTAGGTGCCACAGACCATCGACTAGATGCAATTCGGTTATTTGCAGCTAAGGCTCTACCAGGGAAAGCGATAGTTGTGTCAGATCCACTGTCAAAGCTAGTAATAGATATTTTTCCCTGTGTTGATGCTCATGCCCAAGAGCGTAGTTTATTTGATGATGTACTTTTGAGTGTCAAAGCAAATGAAGTTTGGAATGGAGACCGAAATTTTTGTACAGCCAAGTTTCTGTTTAGGATTGCAAACCAACAAGCTTTTTTTGTGGTTCGTCAACATGGGTCGTTAGGTTATCAACAACTCTCGCAATTAAAAGCTGTAGGTCACACAGATACAGGCAATCTATTTGAGCAGGAAATCGAAATTAATTACGACGGTAATTTGCTGAAATCTCGCCGGATTTTGCTGAAATTGTTCAAACCAACCCGAGACAAGGAATGGGAAATCGCCATTTTGACCAATTTACCCTCTCATGATGCGGATGCTGCAAAAATTGCTGAATTGTATCGTAATCGCTGGAGCCTGGAGACTCTTTTTCAAACTGTAACTGAGAATTTTCACGGCGAAATTCAAACCTTAGCCTATCCCAAAGCAGCTTTATTTTCATTTTCGATGGCATTAACAACATACAACATTCTTGCTACTCTCAAAGCTGCCTTAGGATCTGTACATGGAGTCGGTAAAATTGATGCTAGCTTGTCAGATTTCTATTTAGTTGATGAAATTACTGGCACTTACCGGGGAATGATGATTGCAATTCCAGCCGTCCATTGGCAAGCATTTGAGACCTTTTCTCTTGAGCAAATGGTGTTGGTTTTGCAAGATTTAGCAGCCAGAGTCGAACTTAAATGTTTCCTCAAGGCGATTCGAGGGGTAAAGAAAAAGCGAGAACCTTTAATAGTTGACAGCAAACATCGTCACGTTTCTACTGCGCGACTTTTAGATACCCATCAGAATACTCAAAACAAAAGCTAATATTTCTGGTTTTGACTTAAATCGCCTGGAGGATAATTCAATGCACTTTCATGTCTGCTGCAAACGGCTTTATGCTTTAGAAATTAGTCAGGGTAAGGCTTTTATTAATTATCTCTTACTAGTTCATTTGTTCGCGTTGAAAGGGCTGGCATTGCCCACCTTACATATATTGCTTGATTAAATTTATAATTGCTATAAAGAACGACGCCAACCTAACTTATTCTGAGAAGGCATCTGGATATTACATAAAGCTGGACTCATCTTAAAGTTACAAGTATAAGTTCCTAATAGTTCTTGCTGATAATTAAATACTCGAACGTTATAATTATCTCGACGTGCCACAGTACCTAAACGATTGATAAAGTCGTAACGTTCTAGATAGTCTAATAAGCTCCAAATTTGCTGATTGACTACTAAATCTACCCGCGCAGGCTCTTCCTTAGAAGCTGGATATGCTATCCAGTTATCTAATAGCTTATTTTCGGCACTGTCTTGTGCCCTCCATAATCTAGGAATAGTCAAGCTTCTTTGATTAATTGTCGTAGCTGTAATTACAGAGCTTTTTGGTTGAGTTAACAAGCTAAGTTCCAAAGGTGCATCAGAAGGCTCTGGTACAAAATTAACCTGCGCTAGTGAAATTCGGATTGGTAAAAGAGAAATAGTTGCTAGTCCGATAGTGAATAAGAGTGGTAGTGGTATTTTGCGACAAGACATTTTTTTGCTAAACATATCATTAGTTTGAATTGTAAATTTATCTACTCTTTACAGCCATTTATGATGTTGCTGGGTTCAGAGATCCCCAACTTCTTTGTCGAGTTTAAGAAGTCGGGGATCTGAGTGCCTTACTTTTATTAGCTAAAGCTTAAGCGTGCATTGACATATATCTATGTTTCAATCTATGGAAAACGGCTGTAAGTAATGAGACATAATTTCCAGTAAATATGTTCTGATCGTGCCAGATTTTAGCGTGCAAAACTTATCTAAATTTTGATAGCTAAGATGCGAATTCGTCGGTAGTCTGCTATCCAAGTTCCATCTTGATGCAGAGTTGGCTTCAGAGCCTCTTCTACTTTGCGAATAACTTGTATTTTTTGCTCATCAGACATTCCTACTAGAAAAGCGCTAGCAAACATCTCAATCCAGTTGGCTAGACCTACTTCTTTATCTGTTAGAGGAGTTGGACGAGAAAACAAGGTAGCATAGATAACATCAAAACCCTGCTTTTCCAGTAGACTGGCATACTCACCAATACTAGGAAAGTACCAAGGATTGAGTGTTTGTGGTTGGGAAATACCAATAGATGCGATCGCACTTTCCAAAGCTGTTGCGATCGCTTGGATATTCCCCTTACCACCAAATTCTGCCACAAACCGCCCGCTAGGTTTGAGTGCTTGATGAATAGATGCGATCGCATTTTCTGCTTCTTTCACCCAATGTAATACAGCGTTGGAAAATACCGCATCTAATGGCTGTGCTACTTGAAAGTTCTTAGCATCAGCAACATCAAACCGAATATGGGGATAGTTTTGTCTCGCCTTCTCAATCATCGTCGTGGCGCTATCAATTCCCATCACTTCCGCGCCAGTTTGGGCAATTTTATCTGTGAGTTGTCCCGTTCCACAACCGAGATCTAAAATTAACTCCCCTGGTTTGGGATTGAGTAATTGCAATAAATCCTCCCCATATTGCCACACGAAGGCGTGTTTATCCTCATACAAACTTGTGTCCCAATTATGCTTGGGCATCGAAATGCTATTCATAGGTAGGGAAATTAAAGAATCTGGGTTTGTCAGTCTTCAACTTTGCGCTTTCAGTTGATGACCTCTTAATCACCACAGTAAAAGAGATTTTTGATCGTGTCCAATATATTTTTATGCTGTAACTAATATGTAAAAGATATTAGTTGCTGTACGCGATGGAACTACGACACCTGCGTTACTTTGTCACCTTGGCAGAAGAACTGCATTTTGGCAAAGCCGCCGAAAAATTGCATATTGCTCAACCTCCCCTGAGTCAACAAATTCGTCAATTAGAGCAAGAATTAGGCTTTGAGCTATTTCACCGCACAAAACGCAACGTGCAGTTAACAGAAGCGGGACAAGTATTTCTGGTTGAAGTGCAACAAATTCTCCAGCAATTACAACAAGCAATTCAAGCTGGGCGACAAACAAATCGGGGCGAAATTGGACAGTTAGTGGTTGGTTTCGTCAGTACAGCAGCGTATAACATTTTGCCAACAATTTTAAAATATTTTCGCAGCCGCGTTCCTGGGGTAAGCCTAGAGTTACGCGAAATGACCACAGATCGGCAGCTAGAATGGCTACGGGAAGGACGTATGGATGTAGGCTTTATCCGCCCGCCTGTAGAAGATAATACCTTTAGTTGGGAAATCATTTTTCAAGAGTCGTTGATCGTAGCGCTTCCGGAGACACATTGGCTAGCAAATCAATCTGATGTGAGTTTGACATCTTTAGCTAATGAACCGTTCATTTTATTTCCCCGAAAATTAGCACCCGGACTCTACGATTTAATTATCAGTCTTTGCCAAAAAGCAGGTTTTAGTCCCTTTGTTGCTCAAGAAGCAATTCAGATGCAGACGATTGTGAGTTTAGTAGCTGGAGAAATGGGAGTTGCGATCGCTCCAGCATCTTTGCAAAACTTACAACGGACTGGGGTAGTTTACAAAAATATCCCAGAAGCTACCCCAAAAGCTGCAATTGCCATGATTTGGCGCACAAATAATAACTCTCCAACTTTACAGAAATTTCTAGAGACAGTCCGAGAAACTGCTAGTTCGCGATCGATGTAGCTCAATTGAAAAGTGTGTAGTCAGGGATTGAGCCACGTTTCCCAGCACTAATGTGGTAACTGCATAAATTGATTATTCAAGAGTTGCTATTAAATATCGACTCATTCATTTTTACTGGGTTTATTCAATTGGTGGCTCAAACATAACTTCATCGATTGATGTATGAATTGTATACGTAAATCTCACCTTAAAATATACAAACTTTTACTGTAAATATTACGAAGTTTTGTGACAAATATTACACATCGAAACAAGTACGGGAATATTAACAATACTTATATAGCAAAAGAAAATAATGATACCTTCTTTAACTGGTTATCAGCTCGATGAAACACTTCACTATGGCAGTAAAACCGTCATTTATCGCGGACGGCGAGAAACGGATAACGCCTCCGTAATTGTCAAAACTCTCCTCGATAAACATCCATCTTTAGAAGAAATTGCACGACTGCGCCACGAATATCAAATCATTGAGTCTCTGCAAATTCCTGGGATTGTTAAACCTTACGAGTTAAAGAATTATCAGCACGGTCTGGCTTTGGTATTGGAAGACGTTCCAGGTTGCTTACTTAAAGAAGTAATTGTAAATCAAACCACAAGCTTAATTACTTTCCTCAAAATAGGAATTAATTTGGCGCACACGCTTGGCGAACTCCACGCCCAACAGATTATTCATAAAGATATTAAGCCGCACAATATTCTAATTGACCCCGATTCTGGAGAAGTTAAACTGATTGACTTCAGTATCTCTTCACGACTTGATAAAGAAAATCCTACTTTGAGCAATCCTAATTTACTCGAAGGTACGCTGGCTTATATGTCGCCAGAGCAAACTGGGAGAATGAACCGGGCGATCGACTACCGCAGTGATTTTTACTCGTTGGGTGTTACTTTGTATGAAATGCTGACGGGTAATTTGCCGTTTCAGGCTAACGATCCGATGGAGTTGGTACACTGTCACATCGCTAAAATGCCAGCTGCACCCTGTAAAGAAACTGTGTGCCGTATTTTAGGAGATGTGCCAGAGGCAATTAGTGCGATTATTTTAAAGCTGTTAGCGAAAACAGCAGAAGAACGGTATCAAAGTGCTTGGGGATTAAAAGCGGATTTAGAAGAATGCTTGTTTCAGCTGCAAACTACTGGCAAGATTGAAAACTTTGTACCGGGTAGGCGGGACAAATCTGGAAATTTTTTGATTCCGCAAAAGCTGTACGGACGCGAAGCAGAAGTCGCAATGTTAATGGCTGCATTTGAACGTGTAGCAGATGGTAGCAGCGAACTCATGCTAGTGTCTGGTTATTCAGGGATTGGTAAAACTAGCGTTGTTAATGAAGTTCATAAACCGATTGTGGGTGCAAGAGGTTATTTTATTGCAGGTAAGTTCGATCAGTTCAAGCGCAATATTCCCTATGCATCCTTAATTCAAGCGTTTCAATCCTTAGTTCAGCAATTACTCACCGAAAGCGAAGCTCAAATCCAAGCGTGGAAAGAGAAACTATTAACTGCGTTGGGGGAGAACGGACAAGTCATTATTGATGTTATTCCAGAAGTCGAACTGATTATTGGGACTCAGCCATCCGTGACACAACTGGGTGCAACAGAATCTCAAAATCGTTTCAATCGCCTCTTTGGGCAATTCATTGGCGTATTCACAAACCAAGATCATCCTTTGGTTGTCTTTCTTGATGATTTACAGTGGGCAGATTCGGCATCGCTGAACTTAATTGAGTTATTGATGACAGATAGCGATCGCCAATATCTATTATTAATTGGAGCATATCGCGATAATGAAGTGTCGCCCACCCATCCGCTGATGATGAGTTTGGAGAAAATTCAATCGAATGATGCGGCGGTAAATAACATTGTGCTGTCACCGTTGCAATTAGCAGATGTGGAAGCGTTAGTTGGCGATACATTGAGTGATGCAGAACGCAGTCAGCAACTTGCAGAATTACTATTCTACAAAACTGGGGGTAATCCATTCTTCTTAACGCAACTGCTCTTAACTCTGCATCAAGAAGACTTGTTAACTTATGACTTCCACTCAGGGATTTGGCTATGGGATATTCAAGATATTCAAGCGATTGGTATTACTGACTTGAATGTTGTTGAACTCACGGCAAGAAACATTCGCAAACTCTCGATTGAGACACAACAAGTCCTCAAACTAGCTGCTTGTATTGGTAATACTTTTAATTTAGATGTTTTAGCGATCGTCAATGAAACATCACCTCTAACAACTGCGGCACAATTGTGGTCTGCCCTACAAGCTGGATTAATTCTGCCGTTAACTCAAGATTACAAAATTCCTTTAGTATTTGGTCAGGAAGAATCAAGCGGTATGACCTTAACCGATGTCAAGGTTGACTACAAGTTTTTACATGACCGAGTACAGCAAGCAGCTTATTCTTTAATTCCTGATGAAGAGAAAAAAGCAACCCATCTAACAATTGGTCAATTACTGCTGCAAAATACTACACCAGAAGCACGAAAAGAAAATATTTTTGCGCTAGTCAACCAACTCAATTATGGGACTGATTTACTAACAACTGAAATAGAAAAAAACGAACTAGCAGACCTTAATTTAATAGCAGGTCAAAGAGCTAAAGCAGCAACAGCTTATGAATCGGCTGCCAAATATTTGCAAATAGGTTTAGAACTGTTGGCATCTGATAGCTGGAAGAATCAGTATGATCTGACATTAACACTGCATACCGAAGCATTAGAGGCGGCATATCTCAATGGTTACTTTGAAGAAATGCAGAGATTGGCTGAAATAGTGCAAAACTTTGCCACCTCGCTACTGGACAAAGTGAAGGTATACGAAGTTCAGATTCAAGCTTATGTGGGACAGAATAAGCTAATTGATGCGATTAATACAGGACTAGAAGCCTTAAAGCTGTTTGGGGTGAAGTTTCCCGAAACAGTGAAACCTTCAGATATTGAGCAAGCATTAGCGGAAACGGCATCCATTTTGGCTGGGAAAGAACCTTCGGACTTGCTCGACTTACCTCAAATGACTAACTCTGAAAAATTAGCAGCGTTGAGGCTACTGTCAAGTTTAACTGTTGCCGCCTACGTAGGCGCTCCACAACTCATCCCTCTAGTAGTGTGTAAACAAGTCAATTTATGCGTCCAATATGGCAATGCTTCTGTGTCTCCCTATACATATTCCCTTTATGGTTTTCTTTTGTGTGGGGTTGTGGGAGATATCGAACGCGGCTATCAGTTTGGTCAATTAGCTGTAGATTTGGTTTCAAAATTAAATGCTAAAGAAGTTAGTGCCAAAACATACCAAATAGTATTTATATTTATAAAACATTGGAAAGAATACGTTGGCGATACCATAGAAAATTTACGGTCAAATTACTCTAGGGGTTTGGAAACTGGAGATTTGGAATATGCTGCTTGGGGTGCATTTCAATATTGCTCTCAACAATATTTAATAGGCAAGCAACTAACTTTAGTTGAACAAGAAAATGTAACCTATTGGGATGCCATTAGTAAAATTAAGCAAGAAACAGTGCTTCATTATCACGAAATCTTTTGGCAAGCTGTCTTAAATATAATAGGCAAAAACCAAAATTTCTGCATTTTACAAGGTGAAGCTTATGATGAGCAGAAAATGCTTCCCCAGCACCACTCAAGCAACGATGTTTTAGCACTTTATTTTGTATACTTAGAAAAACTAAAGCTTTGTTATCTGTTTGGAAACTACTCCCAAGCCCTGGAAAATCTTAATCAAGCAGAAAATTATGTGGGTGCAGCAGCAGGGCTGATAACTTTTGTTATTTTTCATTTCTACGATTCTTTGATCGGGCTGTCGATATATGGCGATAATCTAGAGTCTGAGCAGCAGGAGATTCTTAAGCGCGTACAAAGTAATCAAGCAAAAATGCAAAAATGGGCGCATCATGCCCCAATGAATTATTTGCATAAATTCTATTTAGTAGAGGCAGAACGGCATCGGGTAAGGGACGAAAAATTAGAAGCGATTGAGATGTATGATAAAGCGATCGCACTTGCTAAAGAAAACGAATACATCAACGAAGAAGCATTAGCCCACGAACTTGCAGCTAAATTTTATCTATCGTGGGGTAAACATAGCATTGCGCAAACTTATATGACTAATGCCTACTACGCCTATGTTCGTTGGGGGGCTGTTGCTAAAGTCAAAGATTTAGAAGCAAAATACCCGCAATTAATTACGCGCTCCTCAAACACACAAAAGCTAGAAACAAATTACAAAGAACTGACTCAAACAAGTTCGACTACTACTGGAGGCTCCCACCTTTTCGACTTGATGACAGTGATGAAAGCTTCACAGGTGTTGTCAGAAGAAATGGTGCTAACTCGCCTGCTCGAAAAAATGATGAAAATTGCCATCGAAAATGCTGGTGCTGTCCGAGGATACTTTATTACCAAGCACGACCATGAATGGATTTTAGAAGCGGTGGGAATTATTGAAGGCAAAGATGTTACCGTTGTTGTTAATTTTGAAGAAGACACAGATTCGTTCTTACTTCCTATCTCTTCATTCAACTATGTAGAACGAACCAGAGAAAATTTAGTATTAGACAATGCTGTCAAAGATGCTCGCTTTGCCAACGATGCTTATATTAGTACTCACCAATCTAAATCTATTTTGTGTTTACCGCTAATTCATTCTGGTAAGTTTACTGGTATTGTTTACCTAGAAAATAATCTAATCTCTGGTGCTTTTTCTTCAGAACGAGTGAAGCTACTGAGTCTATTGAGTGCCCAAATTTCGATTGCAATTGATAACGCCCGTCTTTACAGCAATCTCCACACTTACTCACAAGAGCTTGAAGTTAAAAACGCAGCTTTGCAAGCATCAGAAACGCGCGAACGAGAAAAAGCTGAAGAACTTCAACAATACCTATATAAACTACAACAAACCCAAGCTCAACTTGTGCAGACCGAAAAAATGTCAAGCTTAGGGCAACTAGTAGCAGGTGTTGCTCACGAAATCAACAATCCAGTTAATTTTATCTTTGGTAATCTCAATCACGCTAGCAATTACACTCAAGATGTACTGAGATTGTTGGAACTGTACCATAAACATTATCCATCTCCTCATTCAGAGATTGAGGAAGAAGCGGAGGCGATCGATCTAGAATTTCTGCTGGAAGATTTGCCCAAGCTACTTTCTTCTATGCGCGTGGGAGCAGATCGGATTCGCAACATTGTCGCTTCTCTACGCATCTTCTCACGCATGGACGAAGCTGAGATGAAAGCGGTGAATATTCACGATGGCATTGACAGCACGCTGATGATTCTGCAACATCGCCTGAAAACGAAGTCAGAGCATTCCGATATTGAGATTATCAAACATTATGGCGACCTGCCCCAAGTGGAATGCTATGCAGGGGAATTGAACCAAGTGTTTATGAATGTTTTAAGTAATGCGATCGATGCTTTAGAGGAGTCATTAGCGGACAATGAAGAACAAATTACTATCCCAACTATTACAATTTGCACTGAACAAGTTGATGCTCAACAAATCGAAATCCGCATTGCAGACAATGGTTCGGGTATGTCAGAGTCAGTTCACAAACGCTTGTTCGATCCCTTCTTCACTACAAAACCTGTAGGCAAAGGAACGGGTATGGGCTTATCGATTAGCTATCAAATTGTCACTGAGAAACATGGTGGTTCGCTATCTTGCACTTCAAAACCTGGCGAAGGAGCAGAATTCATTATCCGCATTCCAGTCCGCCAGCAAGCCATACCAATTCAAAATTCAAAATTCTCTCTTGGAAAGTTCTGATAGGAGGAAACCTCCGCGCAGAGTTTCCGCAAAATTCAAAATTAAGAATTTTACTGGCATTACAACCTTCTGCTTCCTGCCTTATTACCTGACAGAAGAGACTCCCATCGGGCCACGAGTTACACCTAGCTGATTTTGCAGCTTTAACTCCCGCCAAAGTTGGGAACCTGTAATCTCACCTTGTAGGAGTTGCTGGTAGCAATGTATCGTTTTACTCACTTGCTCTGGTGACTCATTGACAAACTCGATGCGAAATTGCCTTAATTCCAAAGCTATGAGGCGCTGTACGTACTCGGCTCCGGTTTGGGCAGTACCGTTAAATACAGTATTGCGACAACCGACATCGGCTTTGAGGAGATGTTCGCTACCTACGCGGTCTTTCAACTTCACTTCCTGTTTTTCACAAGGTCGTCCACAGTTAGTGTAGTCTGTCCCAGTAGAAAGAAAAGCACAAAATACACAATGCTCCATGTGGAACATCGGCATATGTTGATGGATTGTCACCTCAAACCACTGGGGTGGGCAACTAGTGAGCAGGTGTTCAAGTTGGCTAATATTTAGGTCGTAGGATGCTGTTAACCGTTCTAAACCATAGCGCTGCTGAAAGTAGTTTGCTGTTAGGGCGTTAGCAACATTGAGTGAAAAATCTCCAATACAACGGTCTTGGGCAAAGAATTCTAATTGGTCATAGTTCCGCACCAAATAGCCATCTGCATTACAGTCACGCACTTGTTGCAAAATCCACTTTTCCCCTGGTTTGGTAATTCGGGGAGGTGCAACCCAGATAGTTTGATTAGCTGTAGTTTGTCCTTGACGCACCATCTGCACTACTTCCCGATAGAAGCGGGGGTCTTCAA
The genomic region above belongs to Calothrix sp. NIES-2098 and contains:
- a CDS encoding type 11 methyltransferase encodes the protein MNSISMPKHNWDTSLYEDKHAFVWQYGEDLLQLLNPKPGELILDLGCGTGQLTDKIAQTGAEVMGIDSATTMIEKARQNYPHIRFDVADAKNFQVAQPLDAVFSNAVLHWVKEAENAIASIHQALKPSGRFVAEFGGKGNIQAIATALESAIASIGISQPQTLNPWYFPSIGEYASLLEKQGFDVIYATLFSRPTPLTDKEVGLANWIEMFASAFLVGMSDEQKIQVIRKVEEALKPTLHQDGTWIADYRRIRILAIKI
- a CDS encoding LysR family transcriptional regulator yields the protein MELRHLRYFVTLAEELHFGKAAEKLHIAQPPLSQQIRQLEQELGFELFHRTKRNVQLTEAGQVFLVEVQQILQQLQQAIQAGRQTNRGEIGQLVVGFVSTAAYNILPTILKYFRSRVPGVSLELREMTTDRQLEWLREGRMDVGFIRPPVEDNTFSWEIIFQESLIVALPETHWLANQSDVSLTSLANEPFILFPRKLAPGLYDLIISLCQKAGFSPFVAQEAIQMQTIVSLVAGEMGVAIAPASLQNLQRTGVVYKNIPEATPKAAIAMIWRTNNNSPTLQKFLETVRETASSRSM
- a CDS encoding multi-sensor signal transduction multi-kinase, with product MIPSLTGYQLDETLHYGSKTVIYRGRRETDNASVIVKTLLDKHPSLEEIARLRHEYQIIESLQIPGIVKPYELKNYQHGLALVLEDVPGCLLKEVIVNQTTSLITFLKIGINLAHTLGELHAQQIIHKDIKPHNILIDPDSGEVKLIDFSISSRLDKENPTLSNPNLLEGTLAYMSPEQTGRMNRAIDYRSDFYSLGVTLYEMLTGNLPFQANDPMELVHCHIAKMPAAPCKETVCRILGDVPEAISAIILKLLAKTAEERYQSAWGLKADLEECLFQLQTTGKIENFVPGRRDKSGNFLIPQKLYGREAEVAMLMAAFERVADGSSELMLVSGYSGIGKTSVVNEVHKPIVGARGYFIAGKFDQFKRNIPYASLIQAFQSLVQQLLTESEAQIQAWKEKLLTALGENGQVIIDVIPEVELIIGTQPSVTQLGATESQNRFNRLFGQFIGVFTNQDHPLVVFLDDLQWADSASLNLIELLMTDSDRQYLLLIGAYRDNEVSPTHPLMMSLEKIQSNDAAVNNIVLSPLQLADVEALVGDTLSDAERSQQLAELLFYKTGGNPFFLTQLLLTLHQEDLLTYDFHSGIWLWDIQDIQAIGITDLNVVELTARNIRKLSIETQQVLKLAACIGNTFNLDVLAIVNETSPLTTAAQLWSALQAGLILPLTQDYKIPLVFGQEESSGMTLTDVKVDYKFLHDRVQQAAYSLIPDEEKKATHLTIGQLLLQNTTPEARKENIFALVNQLNYGTDLLTTEIEKNELADLNLIAGQRAKAATAYESAAKYLQIGLELLASDSWKNQYDLTLTLHTEALEAAYLNGYFEEMQRLAEIVQNFATSLLDKVKVYEVQIQAYVGQNKLIDAINTGLEALKLFGVKFPETVKPSDIEQALAETASILAGKEPSDLLDLPQMTNSEKLAALRLLSSLTVAAYVGAPQLIPLVVCKQVNLCVQYGNASVSPYTYSLYGFLLCGVVGDIERGYQFGQLAVDLVSKLNAKEVSAKTYQIVFIFIKHWKEYVGDTIENLRSNYSRGLETGDLEYAAWGAFQYCSQQYLIGKQLTLVEQENVTYWDAISKIKQETVLHYHEIFWQAVLNIIGKNQNFCILQGEAYDEQKMLPQHHSSNDVLALYFVYLEKLKLCYLFGNYSQALENLNQAENYVGAAAGLITFVIFHFYDSLIGLSIYGDNLESEQQEILKRVQSNQAKMQKWAHHAPMNYLHKFYLVEAERHRVRDEKLEAIEMYDKAIALAKENEYINEEALAHELAAKFYLSWGKHSIAQTYMTNAYYAYVRWGAVAKVKDLEAKYPQLITRSSNTQKLETNYKELTQTSSTTTGGSHLFDLMTVMKASQVLSEEMVLTRLLEKMMKIAIENAGAVRGYFITKHDHEWILEAVGIIEGKDVTVVVNFEEDTDSFLLPISSFNYVERTRENLVLDNAVKDARFANDAYISTHQSKSILCLPLIHSGKFTGIVYLENNLISGAFSSERVKLLSLLSAQISIAIDNARLYSNLHTYSQELEVKNAALQASETREREKAEELQQYLYKLQQTQAQLVQTEKMSSLGQLVAGVAHEINNPVNFIFGNLNHASNYTQDVLRLLELYHKHYPSPHSEIEEEAEAIDLEFLLEDLPKLLSSMRVGADRIRNIVASLRIFSRMDEAEMKAVNIHDGIDSTLMILQHRLKTKSEHSDIEIIKHYGDLPQVECYAGELNQVFMNVLSNAIDALEESLADNEEQITIPTITICTEQVDAQQIEIRIADNGSGMSESVHKRLFDPFFTTKPVGKGTGMGLSISYQIVTEKHGGSLSCTSKPGEGAEFIIRIPVRQQAIPIQNSKFSLGKF